The Aythya fuligula isolate bAytFul2 chromosome 1, bAytFul2.pri, whole genome shotgun sequence nucleotide sequence ACGCAGGATAACAGGACTTCTGTGGAACAAGCTCTGCTTTACAGAGAAGTCCGCAATGTCCAGACAAACTGAATCTGCATTTTACACCTCAGGCTATCATGACTACTGTAGCTAAAACTCATCTGCATTTCCCCACGCTGCTCCGTAGTAATGGATGACTGTGTGTAGGTATGTGTCTTTGCAGCCCTAAGATTAGTAAGGCACCCAAATCAGCATCATCTTCTCCCTGCAATTTaggagacttttcttttttcctgtctagAAAACAGATCTATTCTCACATAGACTTTACagtacataataataataaaaaaaaaagtcaaaccaaACAACCCCCAAAAATACCCCACCACCTTTTAACTATAAAAGAACATCTTCTATAATCGTTTTTTGTAAAGACTGTTTATGCTGTCATCTTACTCCACCAAAAGACTTGAGGCCACCAATATGAAGAAACACATGTGTTTGATTAATGCAGTATTCACACAAAATAGATGATTATATCCTTCTACCAACATAAGAATCACTGTGTGGCCCAGGTCAGAAGTGACATCTGAAGATCAGAGAATGAGACCCCACAAACTCTCTGGGctacctgttccagtgctctgtcaccctctcagtgaagtGCCCCCTCCtattcagctggaacctcctgtgcttcagtttgtggccattgcctctcatcctgtcacttggcacaactgaaaagagaccagctccatcctttTGACACCCccccctcaggtatttatacacattgatgaggctttccctcagtcttctcttttccagggtgaagaggcccagctctctcagcctgttctCATACAACAGGTactccagtcctctgatcatctttgtagccctcctctggactcactccagtagctccatgtccctcttgtaccggggagcccagaactggacacagtactccaggtgtggcctcaccaggcctgagtagagggggaggatcacctcccttgagcTGCTGGCACTCTTCCAAACCACCCCAGGTtaccttcttggccacaagggcacattgctgactcacagccagcctgctgtccaccaggattcccaggtccctctctgcagagctgctctccagcaggacacccccagcctgtactggtgcttggggtcaTTCCTCCTTAGGgacaggaccctgcacttgcccttgttgaacttcacaaGGTTAGAAGCAAGAAATAGGAGCAATATTGACAGTCCCATAAATTATAACCTTGTAGacttatttcttttccccctcaGCTACCTGATTTATTGTAGTTTTCCACCCTTTAACCTTACTTATTTGTTCTTTACTAACTctatttttaatcctttgttTCACCATAAAGTAGCTCCTGCATCTACAAGTTCCAGAGATTCCtatctttttttcatctgagtGTCAGAAATATCCAAATTGAAATAGTCTTTTTCTGAACTCTCAGGTTTTTACATACTGCTGCAAAGTTGCAACAAAACAATATGCTAGCACCATATTTATAACCTAATTTCTTTACTGATTAATATAAGAGCTCACAAACATGATGTTTTCAGAGAAGACCGTAAAACCTATGGTGTAGGTAGCTTCTCATGCCATGGATTTAGTTTGTTCTAATCACAGCACAtcatctcttaaaataaatcacaaagtTCTTTTACGTACAATTGTATCTAAAATACTTTTGCGATGCCTGCTAATAAGCTGtatgctgtaaaataaaaaggttattTTATCTCAACATCCAACTAAAGGTGAAGGTCTGGGCTTAGTCAAGAATTGTTTGTCCAAATACGAAGAAAAGGACCAAAGTTGTTTAAAAGGTTTAAAGTTGGCCAAGGTAAAGTCTAATGAATGACAAGTAAAATGAGACttcaacagctgaaaaaatacaCCACCAAAAAACCACCACGAAAACTCCAAAATGAGAACAGTTCTGACTTCAGTGAACGCACGTACCTGTGCAAAAAGGCCGATAGCTGTCCCCACCAAATTGTGCCATAACTCCAACACCGTAGGCAGCTGCTTGCCTAACCTCCGGGCTGTTATCACATATTGACTGTAGCATTGGCCTCAGGAAGTATTCAGCGTACTTGAAGGAAGAGGGGCTGCAGTGCTCCACGATGTCGTCAAAAATGCACAGCCCCCACTGCCTATCCGGCCATGGCCTCTGTGGACACTGCAGCAAAAACAGGTAATATTGAAGCCACCTTAAAATAAGTAGTTTTGTACATTCAATGATTCTATCAACAAAACAATCAGTGTTATAGTAACAGTGGTCtagcatttttgttaaattctTCCTGGATTAATATTAATTCTACAAACACATCAATTTCTATAGTGGTAGTTGCAACAGTATCgcaaacagaataaaatccaGGTGAACACTTGAGctaattaaaagaataataGTTTATGCTAAATCCTTTACCTGTATTTCACGCTCCATTACCTATTCCATTCTCAATTTTTCCCAATAGTCTGCCATGCTTTTTTTGTCTCCCTTCTTAAAATCCCTTTTAGACAGTATCAGACATTCCCAGGAAAAttaaacttctaaaaataattgtgcCAAAGATCCTAGATCTTGCAACATAGAAATTATAATTATCATAGCagggcatttaaaaaaaaacaaaacaaaacatggcaTGCCTTCCTATTAGACCTGGACTAAACCTTGAAATGCCTCTATTTTGTAAAACAACTGCTACATTCTATCTACCAAGTTCTTAGATGCCAGCATGGAATACCTACTACTGCACAttcaggagaaacaaacaagtgacaaaaaagacagtaaaaaagaCAATTAGGTACTTACAATTAAGTTGACAATTAGTGGAAGTAGCCTTTCAAACCACGGTAACACCTTCTCTTTATAACTGCTGAATATTGAGTGCAAAATGTCGGATACTTTAGTCAAAATATAAACGTCACTGTCATCCTGATAGGAAAAGGATACAACTCACATTGAGACTAATGATCtttaaaataccagaaaatCACATGAAACCCTAAGGTCTCTAAACTAATAGAAGAAAGCTGTTTAATGATGTGGTTTTGTAAGGAGTCTTTTTAAATCCAGTATTTTGAACTCATGCTTTAAGGTTAAAGTGCACTGCTATTTAACTTAAGAGCATCCAATCACCTAAGACTCGTAGGTTTCTTTCAGGGACAGAAAAGTTTTAAGACAAATGCTTCAGTGGATTCTCTTTACAGAAAAGGGAAGgcccttttcctcttctggagCTTACATATAttggaaaagcttttattgAAAAGTAAACAGATTATTGCCTTTGTGCGAGAACGTGGCAAAAATATGAGGAgtatttatcttcttttatcCTTTAACTTCACTTTTCACCTTGCCTAATTAATGAATCAAACTGGTGAAGCACACATTCATTGCACAGATTCAGCTATCAACTCACATCATATTTGCAAGTGAGGACTGCAACCCTAGACATGCTTGTGCTGGGAAAACCATTTGACTTTGTTCTGTTGTACTCTGCATGGTTCCCTTAATCAGTTTATCCTTTCATGGGCAGGGAAAACAGAACACAGGTAGTTTCTGGTCCCTAGTGAGAAACTACTAACTATTTCTCATGCAACAGGCAGCCTGCCACAACATGATATTTAAACTCTCACTGTTTAGCCAACTTCTGCATTGCCAAGGCATAATTTAAGCAGTAACTCTGGAACACATGcacaaatgaaaatagagaaaaaactgctgcagctcagcacatCACGAGGTCCATCTGGCCTGGTatggaattaaaaaattatttattttactaatagCCAATAACAGATGCATAGGGATAcagatacatgtatgtttgcgTGATGTATTATGCCTCCTCCTACTCCACATCAGATCAAAAAAATAGTTATTGCCTAAGCCAGAGCTGTATCTGGATATTTGATTGACATTACTGTTTCAGTATCTATCTTTCCTGACTTCTGTCATTGTCTTTATGTACCCCTTAATATTTGTGCTGCCTTAAGGTAAGTGCTTACGTACACATATTCTGGGACTAAAGATGTATATCCAAATGTTGCTCATTACTACGTGTTAATTCTGTCCATATGGCAAGTGACATTCTGGTCCTACGCCTACTTTCACAAAGCAACACAGACAAGTCCTCCTTgcaatctttaaaaaaagatcaaatatgaattaaagcatttttaaaaatgccttgCAACTCTGCAGAGTATGGGTACCGCTTCTCTGAAATGGTTCTGTTTGCTAGCATTTTCTCTCCTTATCGCTATGGAGTgacagttaagaaaaaaagactaaacactacaaataagaaaaggagaaaaaaatcaggaaaggcTTTTGATTCAAGACTTGAACTGggggctttttgttgtttttgatcCCAAGCAGTATGTAGTTGCCAGAATTCTATCCTTTTAAATGCAAGCCTAAAATTCCCAAAGGAAGAGGGCAcaagaaatgcattatttaagAATGCATTTGCATACAGGTACCTAATTTGTTAGGGTATATTCTAGAGTCTGCAAACAGTGTAAATTCAGATAGTCAAGCTTCACAATCTAATTATGCATCACGTGGaaaaattttcttaaatttactGAGTATCCTGTGTCTCATTATACACAGTGGTGACTTACTCTTTATTAATCTCTCCATACTAATGATGATTTAACAGAACTATTGTGTCTTTTCTAGAGTCACCTCTACTTCAAACTGAAGTCAGCTCCGTATCTTAGCAGATAAATAATTTTGGTATTCTCTCCTAAGCAAACAATATGCCACCTGTTCATTCTGTCGTCCTCCTGTGATACTATTTTAAGGCTATCCCTTTTTCAGACAGGCTCCTGATCTCATGTGTCAGAGATCTAGCTCAAAGATTAAGAGCAACCTAGGTAATTaggcacaaaggaaaataagtcGGCAAGCATGGGCCTTGGATTCTCACAACAGCATTTGACAGCAAACTACTTAAGAAAAAGTTATCTGAGAAGAATTGCTTGAGAGGATGAAGGAAGTGAGAAGCTAGATCctgaaatttttctttcagtatacTGGACAAGGAAACCTTTGGTGCTTTCTAACTCACACGCACAGCATGACCCATTTCTTGAAGGAATATGACAACAGTGCATTCCCTCAGGAAGAAATAATTCTGAGAGCAGACATTATACTTTAACTGAATTGCATGTCTTATCTGTGTAATGCATTTCCATCCTGGTACTTTATGAGGGGAAAAGCTTCCCAAACCAACTTACTTCATCTTGTAATGACTCTTCAACTTGTTCATCATAGTCTTCATCTTGTCTTTtcactaaattaaaaagaaaagatacgTTAAACAACTAGAATTGCTGCATATGCTTACGAAGCCTGTGAAAGGAAAAGTAGATTCGGAAACaaatttagaaaacagtaaACACTATCTGAGGATGCAACAGGAATTTCCTGTCTTTACGAAACTTCACAGagctttcacagaaaaacaaatacactgaTATGCCCCAGACCAGTAACATGTAAAAGAACATGAAACCTGTTCACAAGGACAAGAAAGTGTATAGAAATAAGACACCACTGTTGCTTTAAAATTGCAAAGTCTTCAGATGAAAAGACACAAGTGATAACACCACAGACAAATGCCATCTTCAGGTAATCTATCCATCAAGTTTTGATTAATCTACTACAGTATTTCTGCAAATTACACTATCTGCATTCTCCCAGAGCTTACACATGTAATTCAGtggattttgttgtttcaaAGTCCAACTGCCTTGTATAAATACACAAGTTAAAGAAATCCCAACTAAGCATTTTTGTGTTCAGAAATtagaaattctgctttaaagaaCAGCTACTATGACTCCACATCAACAGAAATGTATGCGGACCTACCCTGTCTTAAttcttgatttttaaagtgctcttctagttttccttttaatattccTCCAAGTTCTTCAAAATGTTCGTTGTTAAGGCATCCATCTCCCATTACCTCAATGCActagtgaaagaaaatgatcagTTTTTCAGATTTAAGGTACCTGAGCAGTCTCAATGAAAtctaaaacatgcagaaaatattaatgcacGCTAAGTGATCATTAGCAGAAATAACATTAGTAGAGCTTTCACGCTGGGATCAATTCTCAAATTAATCAAGTAAGGCACAGTATCACTGCACATTTCACCCACATTGTTCAAGTGGTTtgtgattaaaataaacaagcctGGTATTTATTTTAGGTTAATACCTTATTTATCCCacccccccctttcctccctgccCAAACATTCAAAATCCCAATGTACAGCTagaaaaatcagagcaaaaaTGTACCTTGAAAAGCTATCAACAGTATCGCCACATAATTTGTAAGGAAAAGAGTTACCTTTGCAAAAGAATGCATTATTTCTGAGAGAACATCTGAATCTGGTTCCGTCCCAATCGCCTTGATGAGCGCATCACACATGAAGTGCCACATCTGTGTGAGGTACTCTGGCCCACGAACTCTAGCACATTCAAGAAGGAGGGGCATCgactctgctgctgccactcgAACACGTTTTATTATTAAGGAAATGAAACGATCAAGGCCAACATTAAGCCTTAGAATGCAAGCACTACTCACCATAATGACATTAGTTTCCTActtgaaattgattttttattacACTCTAATGCgtttaatttcttaattacaTACATAttaagattattaaaaaattaaactgtttgcTATTTAGACGTTGTTTCAAGCctatttcaaacagaaaagctaTTCAAGTTGCCTCAGTTTGTTGACACAAAGAACACTTTCTGTACTGTTTGCTTTCAAAGTTACAGATAAGCTTACTTGAAAGAAACTAGGGGGATAGCTAGAATTTGTTTCCTAAAGGCATATGTAAACCAACATTTCCTCTCCCAAATCTGCTATAAAGCAACAGAATATTCTAACACTAACACTTTCAATTAATTTAGGCAATAGTAACCAAGACTGATTCTTCCAAACTatgtttccattttcacagTCAAATTCATTCATAGGATATCATCGTGGAAATAGAACTTCAGTAAGGGAACCATCAGCTTCACAACTTGTTCTGTGTACTCCACAAACCCTTCCTTTAGCTCTTTTGCATAGCAAACctgaaacataaaatattgAGGCGTCACCTTTAATGGAAAATACCTTtactaacatttttaaattacagaatggGAAGAAAGATAGTTAAAAGACTGGAATTTAACATGCAATAATCTACTTACTTAGCCCCTCAACTGTGGCAGTTTAAGAAACCCTAATAGCAACATCATTTCACACTCTTAAAGCatactttaataaaaacaattcagaaacatcagtatttgcaaaaaaaaaaaaaaagtaaaattctttAACATCTTCAATTCTGTAAAAATTCTGCTAACACTTGCTATTCAACCAGAAACTCTAACAATACCTTTAATCAAGTAAACAGAATAATTAATGCCTGAAATCCAAACTCACTgtcaccaaaaagaaaaaaactctttaaTTCAATACCATAGAGAATATTTGTTACGGATTTTGGTTTCAAGATTTGATTGTCCAGGAATACATAGGTCACCAAGACCACCCTATTACTCACCAGCATCTGGCAAGCggttgctttttcttcaagGCCTGCAGTTTTAATTCCAAAACTCTGTTGATCTCCTAAGTTTACAAATTCCCAACCGTCATCATCACTCATATTCTCCATATCTTgtgctgttattaaaaaaaaaaaaaaaaaaaaaaagtaattaaaaaatcttaaagtgatatgacatttctttttctttcagtgttttttaagTCAAGCATTAGCTTAAAACTTACTGTCTAAGAGAGCTACTTCAGGTTTAATGGATGCAGTCTTCATTAAAGGTCCCATTACAACAGGAAGGTACTGCTGAAATTCCTTTCCAAGAATTTTACACATCCTGGCCCATGCTGAGATCATATAAGAAATCTGTAAGAAAGAATACAGTCAGAATTTTCATgtcctactttttattttaatgcatatttaaaaggATATCATAAAAGAAGAACATTATACAACAGGACTTCTGTTTTGAGAATGTTGGCAGtgcataaaatgtatttcaaagagaagactaagaaaaacaaattcaatatGCAAGCCatgtaaaaattaaacttcAAAAGAACTCTCCCCCAAGACTATATTCATAACAACGCATTGACAGTATCTCTTATCATAGATGCTATACATGTTAAAATATGGCAGTATAAGATGTACTGGTAAGGCAATCATGACTGTCATCAAAAGAATTTCTCTCTGAAACGAATAATTTCCTGAATTTAAATGATGCTGCTGAACCTCATCCCTGAAGATAGCAAACAGAGCACAAGACTGTAATACTGTGGTTTAAGTGGATTTCTTTTTAGCAGTTGCACAAGTCAAAATAGTGCTTTGCTCTTTTGGACAGCTGCCTAGTGAAACTTGTGGAGCTATTCATAAGAAGGTGGCAGGAAGTGAATAAGTCATACAATGCCAAATAAAGTAGTAGCTAATAGACAGGGAATGATTGCTCACATGCTGAAGTCTCCTCACGAAATATAATCCCTGGAAGTCTGACATCCTATACACAATTCTGTGAAAGATTCTAAGGACCTCTCAGGGCAGTGAATATTAAGTTTTCTAAGATGTGATGAACAGTTAGCCTGAAGCTgtaactactttttttccccctttaagGAATATCATATTGCAAAGAACACTAAATATAAACCACAAAATATGCACTATAGAAGAGGATTTTAACATACCTGTGGATCATCATCTTCTAGATCACTGAAGTCTGTCTGTGTCTTCAGCAACAGCTGCATTACATCCGATGCATCTTGCATAAACTAGATGTGGGAAAAAGTGGTGTTGAAGGCAAATTAAAAGGGTACTTGCCTGAATCTTAACACCAAACAATTTAAGGGAGTGTTTATGTCCAACACACTATCAAGACAAGCTAAACCTTGAAATAGACTGAAATGAAGATACaagtaaaaactttttttcctggaagcatCACCAAGTGATCCTAGTCTTAAGCTTCACTGTATTGGCACTTTTACAGATATGCATTTTAACCAGTGTatcaacacacaaaaaaaacctgccaaATACATCAAGCATCATGACAAATTACTACTACCAGTTCTACAGTTCTATTACAAGCACATCCAAACTTTTCAAGGAATCtgcctgtaaaaacaaataaattcttATGCTGAGCTTCCTTTTAACTATATAGATTTTCGCCACTATTACGAGCCCACTTAAACGAGATGCTCCAGTATGactcttaaaacaaaaagaaaacacattttcaacaTTGTCCAATAAAACAAGAATAACTTAAGTTGATGTATTTCTGTAAGATTCACTTCTGAATTTGTGATCTGAACAGAAAGACTGTTGCcacagaataaaacaggaatGCAAACACGGAAAGCAGCAACAACATAACTGTACGTTTAACAAGTAATTGCGTCAATTCAAAGTGAACatcacaaaaaaacacagctgttttaaaatacattaatacaaTAGATAAGATcttaccttttctttcccaaCAGCAAGACCAATTAGGCTGATGCATTCAATAGTTTTTCCTCGTAAAAGTCTTAGCTCCTTCTGAACAGCATTCTCAACAATGTGCTTTAAAGAAGTCATAAATAAGTCATAGTAGGGAACAAACTTCTCCTCTGCTGTATCTGCAACCGATGCGATTGAAGTCACAACTTGCTCCAAAACTAGTTTAGTGCCTTTCTGTATCAACTTgaagagaggaagaataaagtgttatatttcattaaaaaacgtgctttaaaaagcatgcaaaatCTCAAAAATGTGCTCTTGTATGTATCCCATTCTTGTCAGCTTATAACACCAGCAGATCTACCTACTGGTTTACATCAGATGTCATAGTTCAGCTATTCTACATATGCGAGCGATTACGTTTGTTCAGTGTATTATACCTCTTGCAATTTTATCACCATAGTGGAATGAAGATGTTTCACTAGATTATCCAAATACGGAATAAGCAGTGACTTGGGACAGTCTTCAGTGAAGTTTATgagtgctgcagctgcatgggCTTGAACACGCTGGTTGCCTTGATCCTCCATGGTTTGCAGAAGAGCTGCTAtcacctgaaaaagaaaatgtttagttttagaaaaacatgtttctggATGGGACaagattttaccttttttttggTACTGTTCTACTACTTGCCTTCTCgtgaaatttcttttgaaagccaGGTGCAAAGTCAGTTGCCATTTGTCCGATAGCATTGCAAGCAGCATATCTCACTCTTGGATGCTGAAAAAATATTACCCTCAAATGGTTAAGTAGTAGTCAtaagagcagaaatgaaaatgttttgaaataattaagtATTAGACTCACAGGATCCTGaaggaacagcaaaacaaaatttactATCTCATTTAAAATTCCCTCCATCTGTTGGTGGCAACCTTCTCCAATGGCTGAGAGTGCCATCAAGCCAGCGTGCCTGTATTTCCAGTCAGCTACAGaagattgaaaaaatatttattattcattttggAAACCACAGAGCACCCCAAagactaattaaaaaaagtgatggGGGAAGAATAGGTAAGAAGGGAAATTAATGAATCAAATTTTTGTAAAgtactttttgcttttccttatcAATGCTTTCAGTGATGCATAAAAATCTGAGTATCTAATCCAGGCCAAAtctataccaaaaaaaaaggaattttaaactGGAGATACAAGCATGTAAATAGTACTAACATCTGGggattgcatttttattaaatgagcTAACCagggaagctttttttcccccgtgtCAGAACAGCCTAATAACATTAGAAGAGTCACACTAATCTGTTCACAACATAAAACTTCCCTTACTGGAAAACCATTCTGAACAGATTTGATTAATTTCTACACTCTGCTGGTGATACTTTGAATAGTCATACAGTCTGTATCCTACAGGATATTTCCTTTTCAGGCAGGGTTTTACATTAAATTACAGAAGAAGCACCCAGAAGTATCATCTTCACATCAGCTTCTATTTTGAAGGCTCAAATCACAGGTCAATTGAAAGCGTATGCAataaacacacatttattttgaacGACTGCCTCAGCAAGCATTACAGGTCTttgtaagaggaaaagaagcatgCGAAGGAATTGATAAGAACATTATGTAACCACCTCGTGAAACAACTATGAAAATTGGCATAAGCAAGCAGAACCTGTCTATTGCAGACTTGTGTATTTTGATGCATGAAATTCCAAGGGGTAGGGCGCAGAAACACATTCTTATCTACAGACTGCAATGTATTAGAAGTTCACTAAAATGCAACActtccaaagaaacaaaaacttctaGCTACAGAACAACAGGTGGCAGTTTAGGCACACTTAAGATATTGTGGGCCACTGTACACTGATTGAGGGAGAACAccctaaaataagaaaaggattTATAGACTGAGGTTAAAAATCTgtaatgttttggttttgacatCTGTTCAGGATCCAGAAAAAGAAGATTTAATGCACTGAACATAAGTTTAACAAATCCCAATCTAAGGAAAAGTAATAAATTTCCAAGTTCATAGCATTTAtggcttctgctgctgaaattaGAAGTGTATAAAATGCATTGCTTAGATAAACAGGAATATTTGAGTGTTATTAAAGTTCCCAAAAAGGCTAGGATTGTAAAAACTTGCAGTTACTTACGATTCTGAAGCATCTGCATAATATGTTCTTTAATCATAGGTAAAACGAGCTTTCCTCCAAGGCCACATGCCATCCTGTCCAGTGCACTCTCACCAGCAACTGCATTGCTAAATAAgttacaaaaatatcaaaaggttTGACAtctgcagtaaaacaaacagTACAACAGCGCAGGAAAGTGTATTTTCTGGCAGTTCTAGTCTCAAACTTTTGCCATGTGGATATCCATGAGCCTCCGTAAGTAAATAAAGCATACCCAAATCTAAAAGCACATACATAACGGATGCTTCAGCCACAAAGTATTTATCCTCCACTTAACATTTACTATTTTTAGCCCACTGAACACGTCTATTACCAGAGAAATCTGGACCTTCCTAGCGCTGAATTTTGCAATGTTGCACATACCTAAAAATCTATACATTATATTTATAGTGAATTAATAAATACTGGCCAGTATCTTTTTGTGTAAATCATCAGAACACATACAAACCAGTTCAGACTTGCTATAAATCAAGTGAATGAGCAGAATTCAAGCTTTagcatgcaaaagaacttccCAGCAAGGCTGCAGTATCAATACTACAGTACCACAGCCCCTGGCCAATGACTCAGGCAGAAAACATCCAGTCCAGGTGAGGAATTTCTGACTTGCAGCAAGTTCCAGAACTGAGAAGAGCCAAACATTACCCATGTAAAGTGACTTGTTCCACCCAGTTGAATTAATCCCTACGGAAAAGTGAATAGAGTTTCCAGGACACAGCTAACTACTGTTACAGTCTGGGTATGACTAGCACTGTAATAACTCCAGGTTATTACAGTACCTTCTGGACACCCATGCTGATGGAAAAACTGAACAATGGTTCAGAAAAGGATGaatctccctcttctttcaAGTATCATCCATCTGGGTCAGAAATAGAGG carries:
- the IPO5 gene encoding importin-5; the encoded protein is MAAAEQEQQHFYLLLGNLLSPDNAVRKQAEETYENIPGQSKITFLLQAIRNTAAAEEARQMAAVLLRRLLSSAFEEVYPALSPDDQTSIKSGLLLIIQLETQSSMRKKICDIVAELARNLIDEDGNNQWPEVLKFLFDSVSSQNVGLREAALHIFWNFPGIFGNQQQHYLEVIKRMLVQCMQDQEHPSIKTLSARAAAAFVLANEHNLPLLKHFADLLPGILQAVNDSCYQNDDSVLKSLVEIADSVPKYLRPHLEPTLQLSLRLCADASLSNMQRQLALEVIVTLSETAAAMLRRHTNIVAQAIPQMLAMMVDLEEDEDWANADELEDDDFDSNAVAGESALDRMACGLGGKLVLPMIKEHIMQMLQNPDWKYRHAGLMALSAIGEGCHQQMEGILNEIVNFVLLFLQDPHPRVRYAACNAIGQMATDFAPGFQKKFHEKVIAALLQTMEDQGNQRVQAHAAAALINFTEDCPKSLLIPYLDNLVKHLHSTMVIKLQELIQKGTKLVLEQVVTSIASVADTAEEKFVPYYDLFMTSLKHIVENAVQKELRLLRGKTIECISLIGLAVGKEKFMQDASDVMQLLLKTQTDFSDLEDDDPQISYMISAWARMCKILGKEFQQYLPVVMGPLMKTASIKPEVALLDTQDMENMSDDDGWEFVNLGDQQSFGIKTAGLEEKATACQMLVCYAKELKEGFVEYTEQVVKLMVPLLKFYFHDGVRVAAAESMPLLLECARVRGPEYLTQMWHFMCDALIKAIGTEPDSDVLSEIMHSFAKCIEVMGDGCLNNEHFEELGGILKGKLEEHFKNQELRQVKRQDEDYDEQVEESLQDEDDSDVYILTKVSDILHSIFSSYKEKVLPWFERLLPLIVNLICPQRPWPDRQWGLCIFDDIVEHCSPSSFKYAEYFLRPMLQSICDNSPEVRQAAAYGVGVMAQFGGDSYRPFCTEALPLLVRVIQSPDAKTKENVNATENCISAVGKIMKFKPDCVNVEEVLPHWLSWLPLHEDKEEAVHTFNYLCDLIESNNPVVLGPNNSNLPRIFSIIADGEIHEAIKHEDPCTKRLANVVRQVQTSGGLWTECISQLNADQQAAIQELLNSA